Within the Candidatus Reidiella endopervernicosa genome, the region CCGATACCATCGAACTGATGGATGGCGGTGACACCGACTTCCTTGCCGCCATACTCGATCTAACCCTGCCCGATGCACCCCGTGGCGAGGTGATTGACCATGTATTGGCAAAGAACATTCCAGCGATTGTTCTCACCGCCACCTTCGACGAGAACAAACGTGAAGAGATTCTGAAAAAGAACGTGGTCGACTATGTGGTCAAAGAGAGTCGTTACTCCTATGACTATGTGATGCGTCTGATCGGCCGCCTCGATCGTAACCGCCGCATCACGGCGATGGTGGTTGATGATTCGAGGACTGCACGTGGCTTTGTTAAGTCACTGCTACGCCAGCACAACTTCAATGTGGTCGAGGCCTCCGATGGCAAGCAGGCGCTGGTTACCCTGCACGCCAACCCCAACACCCGCCTGGTGATCACCGACTACAACATGCCGGTAATGGACGGTTTCGAACTGACCACCACCATTCGCAAGGAGTTCGATAAAGACGCGATGGCTATTATCGGGCTCTCCGGTCAGGGCTCACCCACCCTTTCCGCCAAATTTATCAAAAATGGTGCTAATGACTTTCTTTCCAAGCCCTTCTCTCACGAGGAGTTTTACTGCCGGGTGATGCAGAACATGGAGGCGATCGAGAATGTCGATACGATCAAAGATGCCGCCAACCGCGACTATCTGACCCGCCTCTTCAATCGTCGTTACTTCTTCGAGATGGGACGTGAGAGCTATCATGATGCGGTGAATAACGGCACGCCTCTCTCAATCGCCATGGTCGATATCGACCACTTCAAGAAGATCAACGACGGTTTCGGCCACGATGCCGGTGATGTCGTACTAAAACGAATGTCCGAACTGCTTGATGAACAGTTTGGTGTGGATCAGCTGGTGGCCCGCTTCGGTGGTGAGGAGTTCTGTATCCTCTTTGATGGTAGTGAGCTGGGCGATGCAGAGAACCAACTCGAGGCGTTCCGCACACTCATTGAACAGACCACCGTTGAGACCGAAGCCGGCCCCGTCAATTTCACCATTAGCGTCGGCGTTACCGAGAGCCTCTCCGATAATATCGATGCAATGATCAAAGTCGCCGATGAGTATCTCTACCGCGCCAAGGAGACGGGTCGCAATCAGGTGATAGGCGGGTAACCATCTACGAGACTCAGCTCACTCCAGTTGCATACTGCTCAGTGGCACAGTGTCTGGTAGCGAGCGATATCAACCGTATCAGGCAAAGGCCGGCCTTCAAGCAGATAGTCAGCCATTCGTTCGCCATGCCAGGGAATCAACAGTGAACCCTTGGAGCCAAAACCGTTAAAACTGAAGAGCGGCGACTGCTCTGGGTGGACACCCATTAGCGGCATCTTATCGCGAGTCCCTGAGCGCACACCGGCACGGTGGCTGATCAACTCAAGCTCATGGGGATCGATAAGCAACTCATTCAACGACGCCAGTAGCCGCTCGCGCTCCTCCTCGGACGTCTCCTCATCGAAGTGCTCCCGATCGTAGCTAGCCCCCAGACGCCAGTTGCCATCGTGAAGCGGTATCAACCACTTGCCAGCGTTAACCATCAGCTCGAACGGTTGTCGATCAGGCTTGAGCGTTAAAATCTCACCCTTGGCGGGCTGTAGTGGCAGCCAACCGAACCAGGGGTTATCCATCACCCGATACCCCTCACAGAAAACCAGCCGCTGCGCAGAAACATCACGCCAGCAGACGCCATCAGTATGAGGCTCAATCTCAGCATAGTCGATCTCCGACTCAAGCCATGCACCCTGCTGTTGTAGCCAGTGGCGTAACGTGCACATCAACAGGTTGGTATCAAGATAGCCACTCTGTGGCTGAATATACCCCCCCAGTGGACCCTTAATCCCCGCTGGCAGCTCAGCTGACGTGAGCCGCTCGCCGAGCCAGGATGCGTAGTCGGGATCGGCATAGCGCTTCTGCCACGCCTCGACCTCACGCTCACTCGCAAACAGGCGCAACATCGGTTTGGCATGGTAGAGCTTCACACCAAACTGCTGCTCCAGCTCAGCGTAACAGTCGAGTGCTGCGGGCAGCAGCTGCTCAACACCCCTCGTCTTCACCAGCCGCATCCCTGTGACCGGATTGATCAGCCCCGCGGCAGCACGAGAGGATGCGTTTCGATGGCCATTGTCGACCACCAACACAGAGACTCCCCGCTGCAGCAGTCGCCAGGCCAACAGCGAACCGGCGAGTCCCTGGCCAACGATGATCAGATCAAAATTCATCGATAGATCGTAGCCGATGTTGCTGGTCATGACATCGCCCATTGGCCATAATGCCCGCTCATTTTTCAACACGACGACCTACCGCCATGTGGTTCAAGAACCTGCTGCTCTACCGCTTCTCCCAACCCTTCGAACTCAACGCCGAGGCGCTCAATGAGGCGCTGAGTCAACATGCGGCTCACCCCTGTGGTCGTCACGAGCTGACCAGCTACGGCTGGGTCGAGCCGCTCGGTCGCCACGGCAGTCAACTGATCCACGCCACTAACAGCAATCTAATGATCTGTGCCCGCAAAGAGGAGAAGGTGATTCCAGCTGCGGTGGTGCGCGACCTGACCGAAGAGAAGGTCATTGCGATTGAGGAGAGCGAAGGTCGCAAGGTACGCGCCAAGGAGAAACGTGCGATGCGCGACGAGATCATGCACGACATGATCAACCAGGCCTTTACCCGTTCGAGCCAGACCTACGCCTATATCGATGCCAAGGGTGATTGGCTGATCGTCGATGCCTCCTCGCCAAAACGGGCAGAGGAGCTGCTGGTGTTACTGCGCAAGTCGGTCGGTTCACTGCCGGTAGTACCGGCTGCGACCCAGCAATCTCCCGCCGTAGTCACCACCCGTTGGCTACAGCAGGGAGGCGCTGAACTCCCATTCGAGTTGGGTGATGAGTGCGAACTACGCGAACCGGGTGAAGATGGCGGCGTGGTACGCTGCCGCAAACTCGACCTGACCGGCGATGAGGTACAGACCCATCTCAACAACGGTCGTATGGCGGTCAAATTGGCTGTTGAGTGGAATGAGCGCCTCAGCTGCATCCTCACCGAGGAGCTGGCGGTCAAACGATTGAAGTTTCTCGACATCGTCGAGGAGGAGGCGCAGCTGGAGGATATCGACGACTACGCCACCCGCTTCGATACCGATTTCTCGATCATGGCGCTGGAGCTGAATCGCTTCATCCCAGCGCTAATGAAGGCGTTTGGCGGACTGATAAACAACGATTAGTGCTCAGCCAACACCGCTTTCATCAGCCATTCAAATCAATAACCAGGGCTTTGCGCGCCGCATCGCCTAGCTGGGCAGTGGCACAGTAGTTGGGGTGATCAATGCCTGCAGTGATCGATCCCCTGCTTCGTCGCCGCCACCATCTCAGCGCTCAGCTCAAAACGAACGAAGTGGACCGCAGCAGTCTTATCCTCCGTCTCTCGACCAAGATCCTCATTGGCGACAGGATAGACTCGATCAAACCCCTCCACCTGCATATAGAGTGATCGTTCCACCCCGAGCAGCTGTGTCAGTGCGCGCCGACGCTCTGCCTCATCTTCATACTCAAGCATGAAGCTCGCCTTCCAATTACTACCGTCGCTGACCGCCATGGAGAGCGAAGTGAGGGCGGTTAGTCCCCGATAGTCGACGCCGTCTGCCTATTCGTAGTTGAGAGCGCGAGCGAACGACGGAGAAGATGCAGCAGCGGCTTTATGTCGGCGTAGAGTCACTGAGGGAGTTGTGTAGAGCCGCGAAGAGGTGATTACGCAACGTACGCAGGACGGTCGGGCGCCGCAGGCATAAACGGTCGCGTGAAGTTTTGCTGTTTGCTTGGGCTTTGATGCCCAAAACAAACTTTCGCAAAAATAGCGACTCCCCGGCAGGGATCAGCGGGTTATAAACCTCCAATTCATCCTGAATAGCGTCGACCTCAAATATTCGCTCAATACGCAGCATCTCCTGGACCTGATACTGCATCGTCAGCGCATCCTCAAAGTAGAGCGTTGCATGCTCCCCAATGGCCACACGACGGCTCTTTTTGTGCTCCATCACCCGGGCACGAAATTCGTTACGCTGCTCGGCATACTGCTCCAGGCTGAGCAGATCAGTGCGTGTCAGCGGGCTCATTGATCGCTCTCAACCATTAGATGGCGTAGGCCTTGCGCAGCAGACTCATCGGGTGCTGCGTCTCGCTGCCATCATCCATGCCGTGCTCAATATGGTGGCCCGCCATCGGGCAGTCACTGCCGTAGTAATCGGCCTTGGCATGTTTAACGGCAGCCACCACAGGACGCCCGATTTTCATCGCTGTCTGATGAAACTCGCGCTTCACTGCATAGGTCCCGTCGTGGCCCGAGCAGCGCTCAATCGCTGTCACCTCTGTGTCGGGGATCAGTGACAAAACCTCACGTGTCTTGGAACCCACATTCTGCACCCGCTGATGACAGGCGGCGTGATAGGCAACCTGACCGAGTGGCTGTTTGAACTCCGTATTGAGTTTGCCCACCCTATGGCGATGTATCAGATATTCGAAGGGATCGAAGATCGCTTCACTGACCCGCTTTACATCGGCATCCTCGGGGAATATCAGCGGTAGCTCTTGTTTGAACATCAATACACAGGAGGGG harbors:
- a CDS encoding diguanylate cyclase, which translates into the protein MERILIVEDSKMMVQVLSHMVRKELGFEPVVTQSMADTIELMDGGDTDFLAAILDLTLPDAPRGEVIDHVLAKNIPAIVLTATFDENKREEILKKNVVDYVVKESRYSYDYVMRLIGRLDRNRRITAMVVDDSRTARGFVKSLLRQHNFNVVEASDGKQALVTLHANPNTRLVITDYNMPVMDGFELTTTIRKEFDKDAMAIIGLSGQGSPTLSAKFIKNGANDFLSKPFSHEEFYCRVMQNMEAIENVDTIKDAANRDYLTRLFNRRYFFEMGRESYHDAVNNGTPLSIAMVDIDHFKKINDGFGHDAGDVVLKRMSELLDEQFGVDQLVARFGGEEFCILFDGSELGDAENQLEAFRTLIEQTTVETEAGPVNFTISVGVTESLSDNIDAMIKVADEYLYRAKETGRNQVIGG
- the rdgC gene encoding recombination-associated protein RdgC: MWFKNLLLYRFSQPFELNAEALNEALSQHAAHPCGRHELTSYGWVEPLGRHGSQLIHATNSNLMICARKEEKVIPAAVVRDLTEEKVIAIEESEGRKVRAKEKRAMRDEIMHDMINQAFTRSSQTYAYIDAKGDWLIVDASSPKRAEELLVLLRKSVGSLPVVPAATQQSPAVVTTRWLQQGGAELPFELGDECELREPGEDGGVVRCRKLDLTGDEVQTHLNNGRMAVKLAVEWNERLSCILTEELAVKRLKFLDIVEEEAQLEDIDDYATRFDTDFSIMALELNRFIPALMKAFGGLINND
- a CDS encoding NAD(P)/FAD-dependent oxidoreductase encodes the protein MLKNERALWPMGDVMTSNIGYDLSMNFDLIIVGQGLAGSLLAWRLLQRGVSVLVVDNGHRNASSRAAAGLINPVTGMRLVKTRGVEQLLPAALDCYAELEQQFGVKLYHAKPMLRLFASEREVEAWQKRYADPDYASWLGERLTSAELPAGIKGPLGGYIQPQSGYLDTNLLMCTLRHWLQQQGAWLESEIDYAEIEPHTDGVCWRDVSAQRLVFCEGYRVMDNPWFGWLPLQPAKGEILTLKPDRQPFELMVNAGKWLIPLHDGNWRLGASYDREHFDEETSEEERERLLASLNELLIDPHELELISHRAGVRSGTRDKMPLMGVHPEQSPLFSFNGFGSKGSLLIPWHGERMADYLLEGRPLPDTVDIARYQTLCH